In Ammoniphilus sp. CFH 90114, a genomic segment contains:
- a CDS encoding methyl-accepting chemotaxis protein gives MKSVKGKILMGFAFVLAILIGMATNSYLTINTLSKDVDRITSNDMAFLELANSMSFSVANRAKVARDYILFNREELKQKFIIETEAAIATEKIIIEKINSGRISEEIQSAVKEADEKTNKWRTLVTDEIIPLYDSGDTQGAIRLMEEKCLPYSEEAIQAWVKVVEIQNELTKAQTEQVKSSALRSEGVIIITSALAIVIAVGVAFFIATHISKAISLVVNRLEAIAKGDLRGELLETKSQDEIGRLIHASNTMVTNLKALMVRVAETASLVAASSQQLTASAEESASSSEQVTTSIQDIAQGAETASHSAKDSVRAMAEMSLGVQRIAKSSSDVAQESQNTTNQANEGNYFIQKAVSQMQSIQTSVGTTSSLVTSLGERSDEIGQIVEVITGIANQTNLLALNAAIEAARAGEQGRGFAVVADEVRKLAEQSKGSTDRIAMLISQIQLDTNISIDSMAQGMKEVEVGTNVINEAGLAFGRILESITLVSEKVEEVSASAEQMAASAQQLNATVDSLAEIAENTSLNTQSVAAASEEQLATMQEVTASVTSLSCLATDLQEELNKFRF, from the coding sequence ATGAAAAGTGTAAAAGGAAAAATATTGATGGGCTTTGCTTTTGTATTGGCTATTTTAATTGGGATGGCCACGAACAGTTACTTAACCATTAATACCCTTTCTAAAGACGTCGATCGTATAACGTCAAATGATATGGCATTTCTGGAGTTAGCTAACTCCATGTCCTTTAGTGTAGCAAATCGAGCTAAGGTTGCACGTGACTATATCCTCTTCAATCGTGAAGAGTTAAAACAAAAATTTATAATCGAAACCGAAGCTGCTATAGCAACTGAAAAAATCATTATAGAGAAGATAAATAGTGGAAGGATATCAGAAGAAATCCAATCGGCTGTTAAGGAAGCTGACGAAAAGACAAATAAATGGCGAACACTAGTTACAGATGAAATAATTCCACTGTACGATAGTGGAGATACACAGGGTGCGATACGCTTAATGGAAGAAAAATGTCTTCCCTACAGTGAAGAAGCAATTCAGGCCTGGGTAAAAGTTGTAGAAATTCAAAATGAACTAACGAAGGCTCAAACGGAACAAGTCAAATCCTCTGCGTTGCGATCAGAAGGTGTCATTATCATTACATCTGCATTGGCTATAGTTATTGCTGTCGGAGTAGCATTCTTTATAGCTACTCATATTTCCAAGGCCATTTCATTAGTTGTTAATCGTTTAGAAGCAATTGCTAAGGGAGACCTCCGTGGAGAATTATTAGAGACAAAATCGCAAGACGAAATTGGACGTTTAATTCACGCTTCAAATACAATGGTTACAAATCTGAAAGCATTAATGGTGAGAGTTGCTGAAACGGCTAGTCTTGTAGCTGCGTCTTCACAACAATTAACCGCTTCTGCCGAAGAATCAGCTTCTTCATCTGAACAAGTCACAACATCGATTCAAGATATCGCTCAAGGGGCAGAAACTGCCTCACATAGTGCAAAGGATAGTGTTCGCGCAATGGCAGAAATGTCCTTGGGTGTACAAAGAATTGCTAAGTCTTCTTCTGATGTAGCCCAAGAGTCCCAGAACACGACAAATCAGGCGAATGAGGGGAACTATTTCATTCAAAAAGCGGTGTCTCAGATGCAATCCATTCAAACATCTGTAGGTACAACTTCTAGTCTAGTAACGAGCCTTGGAGAACGTTCAGATGAGATTGGGCAAATAGTAGAAGTAATTACTGGAATTGCAAATCAAACCAATCTATTAGCATTAAATGCTGCTATAGAAGCAGCAAGAGCTGGTGAACAGGGGCGTGGTTTTGCAGTAGTTGCCGATGAAGTTCGCAAGTTAGCTGAACAATCTAAGGGTTCTACCGACCGAATTGCGATGTTAATTAGTCAAATTCAACTTGATACCAACATCTCGATTGATTCGATGGCGCAAGGTATGAAGGAAGTAGAAGTCGGAACAAATGTCATTAACGAGGCTGGACTAGCATTTGGCAGAATTCTCGAGTCTATTACATTAGTATCAGAAAAGGTCGAAGAAGTATCAGCTTCAGCTGAACAAATGGCAGCATCAGCACAACAGTTGAACGCAACGGTAGATTCTTTGGCAGAAATTGCAGAGAACACCTCTTTAAACACACAAAGTGTTGCTGCTGCTTCTGAAGAACAGCTTGCCACCATGCAAGAAGTTACAGCATCCGTTACTTCATTAAGTTGTCTAGCTACAGATCTACAAGAAGAGCTGAATAAATTTAGATTCTAG
- a CDS encoding MFS transporter, producing MNPNVSAVRVQGLSQGLTIFTFLLGIFMGALDHGIVGPALSSIFIAFGVDSSWGVWSFTIYTLVFAVSIPVLGKLSDRFGRKQTFLFGIVAFAVGSLIAAMASNFWIFLLGRAVQAIGSGGIFPITAAQIAATYPPEKRGKAMGWIGVAFGLGTILGPVAGSVIIAHFDWQWIFLINLPISAVILIMIAGYKPNQQVVNRPIDVAGIILLSAIILLIMVGISSHQALYSLIGLLLVPVLVMIEKKQVDPVLNVQYFTQGNTLTILAASLLSGFVMATATNFIPLFSETILGLEKGNAGFSVTPLAIASMVASLAGGMLVDKWGAKKVILLGFVITLAGALSLGIFVSSMVLFLPTVMIMGFGIGIIIGAPLNILILQAVDPKEIGSAVGYLSLFRSIGSTLGPAIAGFFLSSFQDGFSYIYLVSAVASVLSIVILFMFVQKKKLA from the coding sequence ATGAATCCGAATGTGAGTGCAGTAAGAGTTCAAGGGCTGTCTCAAGGTTTAACGATATTCACCTTTTTGTTAGGTATCTTTATGGGAGCTTTAGATCACGGTATTGTTGGTCCAGCTTTAAGCTCTATCTTTATAGCCTTTGGAGTGGATTCATCGTGGGGAGTATGGAGCTTCACCATTTATACGTTGGTTTTTGCTGTAAGCATTCCTGTTTTGGGGAAGCTGTCTGATCGATTTGGAAGAAAACAAACCTTTTTGTTCGGGATTGTGGCCTTTGCTGTCGGGTCGTTGATTGCCGCGATGGCGTCCAACTTTTGGATCTTCTTGCTCGGAAGAGCGGTTCAAGCCATTGGTTCTGGAGGGATCTTTCCCATCACAGCTGCTCAGATCGCAGCAACTTACCCTCCGGAGAAACGAGGCAAGGCGATGGGTTGGATTGGTGTCGCTTTTGGTCTAGGAACCATTCTAGGTCCGGTAGCTGGCAGCGTCATTATCGCCCATTTCGACTGGCAATGGATCTTCTTAATTAATCTGCCCATTTCAGCCGTGATTTTGATAATGATCGCGGGGTACAAACCGAACCAACAGGTGGTTAACCGTCCAATCGATGTAGCAGGCATTATTCTTTTAAGCGCGATCATCTTACTCATCATGGTAGGGATCAGCAGTCACCAGGCACTCTATAGTTTGATTGGTTTATTGCTTGTTCCGGTACTTGTGATGATTGAGAAAAAGCAGGTGGATCCTGTTCTCAATGTCCAATACTTCACTCAAGGAAATACATTGACGATCTTAGCGGCTTCCTTGTTATCAGGCTTTGTTATGGCTACGGCAACGAACTTTATTCCATTGTTCAGTGAGACTATTCTTGGTTTAGAGAAAGGAAATGCTGGTTTTAGTGTGACCCCATTGGCGATAGCCTCTATGGTAGCTTCGTTGGCAGGTGGAATGCTGGTCGATAAGTGGGGGGCAAAGAAAGTTATCCTGCTTGGATTTGTCATTACATTGGCTGGAGCCTTATCTTTAGGAATTTTCGTTTCTTCCATGGTTCTCTTTCTCCCAACAGTGATGATCATGGGCTTTGGAATTGGAATTATTATTGGTGCGCCATTGAATATTCTCATTTTGCAAGCTGTAGATCCGAAGGAAATCGGATCGGCTGTGGGCTATCTCAGTTTGTTCCGCTCTATTGGATCTACGCTAGGACCCGCAATTGCCGGATTTTTCTTGAGCTCTTTCCAAGATGGTTTTAGCTATATTTATCTGGTCAGTGCAGTGGCTTCCGTTCTTAGTATTGTTATTCTATTCATGTTTGTGCAGAAGAAAAAACTCGCGTAA
- a CDS encoding copper ion binding protein, with product MKNVLLQVEGMSCGHCVKAIEGALKEIGAAGQVNLANKSVSVSYDEAKVTIESIKEVIEDQGYDVV from the coding sequence ATGAAAAACGTATTATTACAAGTAGAGGGAATGTCTTGCGGTCACTGTGTGAAGGCGATTGAGGGAGCTTTGAAAGAAATCGGAGCAGCAGGTCAGGTCAATTTAGCGAATAAGAGCGTCTCTGTATCTTATGATGAAGCCAAAGTAACGATTGAATCGATTAAAGAGGTCATTGAGGACCAGGGATACGATGTAGTCTAA
- a CDS encoding DoxX family protein yields MYTVGRVLMGGIFAYMGLFKILNWGATAGWMAMKGFPPSLIPVLLIGAIAIELGGGLALIFGYQLRWVAWGMTAFMIPTNIVMHNFWALPPEMAATEQLSFLQNVIIMGGLLAISTQAQNENKSSAVH; encoded by the coding sequence ATGTATACTGTAGGTCGTGTTTTGATGGGTGGAATATTCGCCTATATGGGTTTGTTCAAAATCTTAAATTGGGGGGCTACCGCTGGATGGATGGCCATGAAAGGTTTCCCACCTTCCCTGATCCCGGTTCTCCTGATCGGTGCCATCGCAATTGAATTAGGTGGAGGGTTGGCCCTTATCTTTGGATATCAACTGCGTTGGGTGGCATGGGGAATGACGGCCTTTATGATTCCAACCAATATTGTCATGCACAACTTCTGGGCTCTTCCTCCAGAGATGGCAGCGACCGAGCAACTCAGCTTTTTGCAGAATGTAATCATCATGGGCGGCCTGTTAGCCATTTCCACGCAAGCACAAAATGAAAATAAAAGTTCAGCTGTACATTAA
- a CDS encoding short chain dehydrogenase, translated as MRILVVGGTGTIGKAVRNEFSSRHEILSASRKGSEITVDITSIESIKRMYETVGNIDAVISTTGVTHFGSLLDMTPEDNEISIQSKLKGQINLVLLGLQHVKDHGSFTLTTGIIMDDPIRGGASAAMASGAIRAFVESAAIEMPRGIRINNVSPNVLVESIEKYGPYFPGFEPVSASRVTTAYRKSVEGAQTGQTYRVY; from the coding sequence ATGAGAATCTTAGTTGTGGGTGGAACGGGAACCATAGGAAAGGCGGTTCGAAACGAATTTTCTTCAAGACATGAAATCCTTTCGGCTTCTAGGAAGGGTTCCGAAATTACGGTTGACATTACATCTATAGAAAGCATCAAAAGGATGTACGAAACCGTGGGGAACATTGATGCCGTCATTAGTACGACTGGGGTGACCCACTTTGGGTCTCTGCTTGACATGACACCTGAGGACAATGAGATTTCCATACAAAGCAAATTAAAAGGACAAATTAATTTGGTCTTACTTGGTCTTCAGCATGTCAAGGATCATGGAAGTTTTACTTTGACAACAGGAATCATCATGGATGATCCTATACGGGGAGGAGCGTCCGCTGCCATGGCCAGCGGAGCAATCCGAGCTTTTGTTGAATCTGCAGCGATTGAGATGCCTCGCGGTATACGGATCAATAATGTAAGCCCCAATGTTTTGGTAGAGTCGATAGAAAAGTATGGTCCATATTTTCCAGGGTTCGAGCCTGTCTCAGCCAGCAGAGTGACAACAGCCTACAGAAAAAGTGTTGAAGGGGCTCAGACCGGTCAAACGTATAGAGTGTATTAA
- a CDS encoding DUF2269 family protein produces the protein MSFYGFVVFIHIIAAVCGLGAVFANPSIMKRGTTVNKAKQALETAKDVEKFAKIGSIALLLTGLLLGLLNPSLFTEGWYIAALILYLAVQPIVAYMIPKKAENLYVLLEKQDSDTLPAEFMPIAMQIAKLDNIARASVFILILLMSLKPF, from the coding sequence ATGTCGTTCTATGGATTTGTTGTGTTTATTCACATTATAGCTGCCGTCTGTGGTCTAGGTGCCGTATTTGCTAACCCATCGATCATGAAGAGGGGAACAACGGTCAACAAGGCTAAACAGGCATTGGAAACCGCAAAAGACGTAGAGAAATTCGCGAAGATCGGAAGCATTGCACTCTTGCTCACAGGCCTGCTCTTGGGTCTATTAAATCCAAGCTTATTTACCGAAGGATGGTATATTGCTGCCTTAATTTTGTACCTCGCCGTCCAACCCATTGTGGCCTATATGATTCCTAAAAAAGCGGAAAATCTATATGTCCTATTAGAAAAACAAGATAGTGATACGTTACCAGCCGAATTTATGCCGATTGCCATGCAAATTGCTAAATTAGATAACATCGCTCGGGCTTCTGTCTTTATCTTAATTCTTTTAATGTCACTAAAACCATTTTAA